The Maridesulfovibrio sp. genomic sequence GACCCGTCTCCATCTCCTGAAGACACGGAGAGGACTATGGAAATAGCCGCCCTCTGTCAGGACATGGAAATACGTCTGCTGGACCACGTGATAGTAACAGCAGACAGGTTCCACAGCTTCAAGGAAGCAGGATATTTGTAGTTCACCTCAAATCGGAAGGAGGGTCCTATGATCAGAAGCTATCATTGTGTTGTAACCGGCAAGGTGCAGGGAGTGTTCTTTCGTGCATGGATCAACGATCAGGCTGCCGCTCTGAGCCTCAACGGCTGGGTACGCAATCTCGACCAAGGCAAGCTGGAAGTGCTGCTGCAGGGAGATGAGACAAAAGTCGCTGCGATGAGAACCCGGCTGCTGGTCGGCCCACCCCTTTCGCAGGTTACAGACGTAAAGTGTGAATGGATGGATTACGATACCGAGCACAAGGGATTTGAAATCCGTTAGTTGCGCAGCCCCGGAATCAAGCTGTATGCATTCCGGTA encodes the following:
- a CDS encoding acylphosphatase, whose product is MIRSYHCVVTGKVQGVFFRAWINDQAAALSLNGWVRNLDQGKLEVLLQGDETKVAAMRTRLLVGPPLSQVTDVKCEWMDYDTEHKGFEIR